CGTTTCACGCTGGGTGTTCCACTTGCCATAGCTGAGCGTCACGTTGGCCTGCGCCGTGCGGCTGTCGGCATGCTTGCGCACGAAATTGATGTTGGTCGACGGACTGCCCGAGCCGCTGAGCAATCCCGTGGCGCCGCGGATCACCTCGATCCGTTCGTAGATCGAGGTGTCCAGCGAGGCATCGGCGGAGCCGATATTGAGGCTGGACGCCACCGGCACGCCGTCGTACGACATGTTTTCGATCTGGAAGCCGCGCGACCAGAACACGACGCGCTCGGAGTCGTATGCCGTGGACGAGACGCCGGTGGTGTTGTCCAGCACGTCGCGCAGGTTGGTGAGGTTCTGGTCCGCGATCCGCTGCTCGGTGATCACGCTGATGGACTGTGGCGTGTCCTGCAGGGTGAGCGGGAGACGCGTGGTGGAGGCGCTATGGTCGGCCGTGTAGGGCGATGCGGCCTGGCCCCTCACCTTCACGGTATCCAGGGTGGTGGCGCTGCCGCCCGTGGTGGCGGGTAAATCGAATCAGGCGAACAAGGCGCGATATCGGCAATCCGACTGCAGGGTTCCGCCTGTCGGCCGTTACATCCGTATAGTCCCGATCTACGTATATCTTTTCATGCCCATCCAAATCGCCCGCCATGCCCAGCTCGCCCGCATCCTTCAGTGGATGACCGAAGGCGACATCGTCACGTGGGAGGCCCGCGTGGACTACCTCGGCAATCCCGTGACGGCGAAGCGCCTGGAGATCATGGCGCAGGGCGGCGAGATACCCGTCCTGGTGGCCCGCCATATCGAGGTCGTCCTCGGGCTGCCACGCGAGTGGCTGGACGATACGCAGGCGGATGCGGGCTGGCTCGGTGAGGCACCGCGACGGCGATCGACACGACACCGCGTCTTCAACCAAGACCCCGACGCCGCGAGCGCCTGACGAACGCGAGGTGTGACGGGAACCACCGCGATCCCTTGCGACATTCGCCTGCGCTTGACGCGCGGGCTGTTGGACTCTTCCTTTCGGTGCACCAGGGGCAAGGGATGCGTCACCTCGTTATCGTCTTTGGTGACCAGCTGAACATGGATTCGGCCGTCTTCGACGATTTCGACCCGGGGCAGGACCGGGTCTGGATGGCCGAGCGTCGGGGCGAATCCGAGCATGTGTGGTCGCACAAGGCACGCACGGCCCTCTTCCTGGCCGCGATGCGCCATTTCGCGGCCGGCCTGCGCGAACGCGGTTATCCGCTCGACTACACCCCGATCGACGCGCCCGGTCCCGACGCGTTGCTCGACCTGCTGGACCAGGCGATCGCTTCGGCACGCCCGCAGCGCCTGCTTGCCGTCCGTCCCGGCGAGCACCGGCTCCGCGCCGGCCTGCGCGCATTGGCGGATGCCCACGGCCTGCCCTATGTGGAACGACCCGACCGGCACTTCCTCGTATCCGCGGACGAATTTTCCCGTTGGGCTAAGGGCAAGACCCAGCTTCGGATGGAGCATTTCTACCGCTGGATGCGCCGACGCCACGACATTCTGCTGGACGACGGCGAGCCGCTGGGCGGCCAGTGGAACTACGACACGCAGAACCGGAAGAGCTTCGGACGGCAGGGGCCGGGTTGGCTGCCGGCACCGATGCCGTTCGCACCGGATGCCATCACGCGATCCGCCCTGGACGATGTGGAGGCGATGTTTCCCGATCATCCCGGCGAAACCGGCGCTTTCGACTGGCCGGTGACCCGGGATGATGCCCTGCAGGCGCTGACCGACTTCCTCGACCATCGGCTGGCCGCCTTCGGGCCGTGGCAGGATGCGATGTGGACGAGTGAGCCGTGGCTTTATCACGCGCGCTTTTCCACCAGCCTCAACCTGCGCCTGATATCGCCGGCGGAGGTGATCGAGGCCGCCCTGTCACGCTACCGCCAGGGCCAGGCCGACCTGGCTTCCGTGGAAGGTTTCGTGCGACAAGTGCTCGGCTGGCGCGAATTCGTGCGCGGGGTGTACTGGCTGGCGCCCGAGCGGCTGCTCGCCTCCAATGCGCTCGGCGCGCGGCAGGCGCTGCCGGCGTTCTACTGGACCGGCCAGACCGATATGCGGTGCTTGCGCGAGGTGATCACGCAGACCCTGCGCATCGGCTACGCCCACCACATCCAGCGGCTGATGGTCACCGGCAACTTCGCCCTGCTGCTGGGGGTCGAACCGGCGCAGGTCCACGCCTGGTACCTGGCGATCTACGTGGATGCCGTGGAGTGGGTGGAGGCGCCGAACACGCTCGGCATGAGCCAGTTCGCCGACGGCGGGCGCATGGTCTCGAAGCCCTACGCGGCCTCCGGGCGATACATCGAGCGCATGAGCGACTACTGTGAGGGCTGCCGCTACCAGCCGGGCAAGGCCGCGGGCGAGGAGGCCTGCCCCTTCACCACGCTGTACTGGGATTTCCTCGACCGCCATCGGGACCGATTCCGGCACCACCCACGTGCCGCGCTGCAGTGGCGCTCCCTGGACCGCCTGAGCGAATCGCAGCTGGCGGCCATCCGGGAACGCGCAGGGCGGCTGAGGGAGAGTTGGAAAGCTTAAAGGGATGCCGGCCCCTCAAGCAGACGACGACGCCGGCCGATAACTTCCCTGGAGGAAGTCCGGATGCCACTACCGCTCGTCTACGTACACGGCTTCATCGGCCATCTCAGGTTCCCGCAATTGCTCACCGGCATGGACCCGGCGCGGGTGCTCAGTCCGGACCTGATCGGTTACGGAGCCTATGCGGGGCAACGCCCGCCCTCGATCGCCGAGCAGGTGACCCACCTGGACGGCTTGATCCGCCAGGCCTTCGGCGAGCAGCCGGTGGTGCTCGCCGGCCATTCGGGCGGCGCACCCCTGTGCATCCGTTTCGCGGAGCGCTGGCCCGATCGCGTAGCCGGCCTGATCAGCGCCGAAGGCAATCTCGCCCCCAGCGACGCCTTTCTGTCGTCGCGCCTCGCCCCCATGGGACCCGCACAGATCCAGGCATGGCTGGACCGCGCACAGGCCGACCCGGGCGTCTTCCTGGCCCCGGAACACCTGCGGGGCGATCCCGTGCAGCTGGATCGTGTGCGCGAATGGCTAAACCATCAGTCCGCCACCGCGGTCCACGCGATGGCCCGGGCGTTGCTGGTGGAAACCGTGCACCCCGGTTACGCCACGGCGGTGTCGCGAGTCATGGCGCAGACGCCCACCTACCTGATCCAGGGCGAACTCTCGTCCAGCGCCCTCGGCGTGCCCACGCGGCTGGCCGCCATGGCGGTGGAGACCTACGTGATGCCCGGCGTCGGTCACCTGATGGTGCTGGAAGATCCCGAAGCCTTCGCCCGGATCGTCGCATCGATCGTCCGCGCGCTGGAGGCACCTGTGCCCCGCGACTTCGCCATCGCGCGCGACTGACCGCATTCGCGGCCCCTATCGCGTCCATAGCAACGAACGATTGGATCGCACGCGAGCAAGCGCGCAAGCTTTTACCTGAAGAACAGGGCGCACCGCCCTGGCGCAGGACCTTGCATGAACACCTCCGTCTCCGCCCGCCCCGCCGGCCACGCGTTCCCACTCGCGTTGATCGTGCTCGCCCTCGGTGTCATGGCCACCGCGCCGCAGTGGCATCGCCTCGTCGCTTC
This DNA window, taken from Luteibacter sp. 9135, encodes the following:
- a CDS encoding cryptochrome/photolyase family protein, translating into MRHLVIVFGDQLNMDSAVFDDFDPGQDRVWMAERRGESEHVWSHKARTALFLAAMRHFAAGLRERGYPLDYTPIDAPGPDALLDLLDQAIASARPQRLLAVRPGEHRLRAGLRALADAHGLPYVERPDRHFLVSADEFSRWAKGKTQLRMEHFYRWMRRRHDILLDDGEPLGGQWNYDTQNRKSFGRQGPGWLPAPMPFAPDAITRSALDDVEAMFPDHPGETGAFDWPVTRDDALQALTDFLDHRLAAFGPWQDAMWTSEPWLYHARFSTSLNLRLISPAEVIEAALSRYRQGQADLASVEGFVRQVLGWREFVRGVYWLAPERLLASNALGARQALPAFYWTGQTDMRCLREVITQTLRIGYAHHIQRLMVTGNFALLLGVEPAQVHAWYLAIYVDAVEWVEAPNTLGMSQFADGGRMVSKPYAASGRYIERMSDYCEGCRYQPGKAAGEEACPFTTLYWDFLDRHRDRFRHHPRAALQWRSLDRLSESQLAAIRERAGRLRESWKA
- a CDS encoding TonB-dependent receptor plug domain-containing protein — its product is MKVRGQAASPYTADHSASTTRLPLTLQDTPQSISVITEQRIADQNLTNLRDVLDNTTGVSSTAYDSERVVFWSRGFQIENMSYDGVPVASSLNIGSADASLDTSIYERIEVIRGATGLLSGSGSPSTNINFVRKHADSRTAQANVTLSYGKWNTQRETLDASAPLNASGSVRGRFVAAHEEGDSYLDRYHQQKNVAYGVIDADLGEDTTLSVGYDWQKTRPTGVT
- a CDS encoding alpha/beta fold hydrolase, which translates into the protein MPLPLVYVHGFIGHLRFPQLLTGMDPARVLSPDLIGYGAYAGQRPPSIAEQVTHLDGLIRQAFGEQPVVLAGHSGGAPLCIRFAERWPDRVAGLISAEGNLAPSDAFLSSRLAPMGPAQIQAWLDRAQADPGVFLAPEHLRGDPVQLDRVREWLNHQSATAVHAMARALLVETVHPGYATAVSRVMAQTPTYLIQGELSSSALGVPTRLAAMAVETYVMPGVGHLMVLEDPEAFARIVASIVRALEAPVPRDFAIARD